Proteins from a genomic interval of Oceanispirochaeta crateris:
- a CDS encoding ABC transporter permease, which translates to MKKKMTDSPLGLTLISVFLGLLVGALILLIIGYNPIEAYKVILMGIFSSPRYISWTVIYATPIILTGLSVAFAFKTGLFNIGAEGQFIIGALTAALAGYYVPMPALLHIPFVLLCSLTAGALWGGIAGYLKARYGVNEVISTIMLNWIALYLNNYIVLNDKIKRPGSEATNKILDSAKIIFFDTWKKSSEGIEFRKAHPFWGDIFRTPANAGFLIAILAALIIWIILKKTTLGYSLKAVGFNKDAAEFGGINIKASMINSMAIAGALSGLAGAVQIMGFTREASALSAMEGFGFEGISVSLIGAVHPIGCVLSGLLYGALKYGGSKIQPAIGAPYEIINIIMGTIVLFISMPKLIRMMKLKKQKERI; encoded by the coding sequence ATGAAGAAAAAAATGACAGACTCCCCCCTGGGACTCACTCTGATTTCGGTATTTTTAGGACTCTTGGTGGGAGCCCTGATCCTCTTGATCATTGGATATAACCCCATTGAGGCCTATAAAGTAATCCTGATGGGAATATTCAGCTCCCCCCGCTATATTTCCTGGACAGTCATTTATGCCACCCCCATCATTTTAACGGGTCTTTCTGTTGCCTTTGCCTTTAAAACCGGCTTATTCAACATTGGTGCAGAAGGTCAGTTTATCATCGGGGCTCTCACAGCGGCTCTGGCAGGATATTACGTCCCCATGCCGGCTCTATTACACATTCCATTTGTTCTCCTATGTTCACTCACGGCAGGCGCCCTCTGGGGAGGTATAGCCGGATATCTTAAGGCTAGATATGGAGTCAATGAAGTCATATCCACCATCATGCTCAATTGGATAGCCCTGTATCTGAATAATTATATTGTCCTCAATGACAAGATCAAAAGACCAGGATCTGAAGCCACCAATAAGATTTTAGATTCAGCTAAGATCATATTTTTTGACACATGGAAAAAGAGTTCTGAAGGCATTGAATTCAGAAAAGCCCACCCCTTCTGGGGTGATATTTTCAGGACACCTGCCAATGCGGGATTTTTGATAGCCATTCTTGCGGCATTGATCATATGGATTATTCTAAAAAAGACAACCCTGGGGTACAGCCTTAAAGCCGTTGGATTCAACAAGGATGCAGCTGAGTTCGGTGGCATCAATATCAAGGCCAGTATGATCAATTCTATGGCCATTGCCGGAGCCCTCTCAGGTCTGGCCGGAGCCGTCCAGATCATGGGATTCACAAGAGAAGCATCGGCTCTCTCTGCCATGGAAGGATTTGGTTTCGAAGGCATTTCAGTCTCCCTTATCGGGGCTGTCCATCCCATAGGCTGCGTGCTCTCGGGCCTTCTCTATGGTGCTCTCAAATATGGCGGTTCAAAGATTCAGCCGGCCATTGGAGCTCCTTATGAAATAATCAATATCATCATGGGTACAATTGTGCTGTTTATTTCCATGCCCAAACTGATACGGATGATGAAACTCAAAAAACAAAAGGAGAGGATCTGA
- a CDS encoding Tex family protein, which translates to MTITKEIARKYSLPEGIINNVLTMAEEGATVPFMARYRKERTGNLDEVQISSILKSAESLKELEKRKIAVLKSIDSQGKLTDVLRQSIERTTEISILEDLYLPFKPRKKTRGMIAQERGLEPLAEMILKNCSPSDIKQEDFYGKEGQVQSWEEALQGASDILADRLNEDLLVRKKLRTVFTVSSILQTKPVKGKEEEGQKYRDYFDREEPSAHAPSHRILAMYRAADEGFLKLKVRPDPEKALKALDEISPVKSTYWTDFVQAVEKDCYKRLLAPSLESENRKRLKEAADNEAIRVFAENLKVLLMESPLGQKATLALDPGLRTGCKIVCLSPQGQLLSDGVIYPLAPHNKTVQAEETISKLVKKYNIEAVAVGNGTGGREAQKFCNSLSCLKSIPVVLVNESGASIYSASEIARKEFPDYDLTVRGAVSIGRRLMDPLAELVKLDPSSIGVGQYQHDVNQKSLSTALDEVVMHCVNSVGIELNTASEKLLSYVSGLTSKTAAAIVAYRDEHGPFKSREEIKKVKGVGQKCFEQASGFLRIKDSKNPLDNTAIHPEQYAFVDSLCSRVNKSLSELIADPKILKSLSLGELTSENRGVETIRDIIKELEQPGRDPREDFKNFEFSEDVHTIDDLKEEMILPGVITNVTAFGAFVDLGVHQDGLIHISQMADHYISNPSEVVKVSQKLMVRILEVDLDRKRISCSIKGINRD; encoded by the coding sequence ATGACTATAACAAAAGAAATCGCACGGAAGTATTCTTTGCCCGAAGGAATTATAAATAATGTTCTGACTATGGCAGAAGAAGGGGCAACCGTACCTTTTATGGCACGGTATAGAAAGGAAAGGACGGGGAACCTCGATGAGGTCCAAATTTCCTCCATATTAAAATCAGCTGAATCTCTCAAAGAACTTGAGAAGAGAAAAATAGCAGTCTTAAAATCCATTGATTCTCAGGGAAAGCTCACTGATGTTCTGCGTCAGTCCATTGAAAGAACCACTGAGATATCCATCCTGGAAGACTTGTATCTTCCATTCAAACCCAGAAAAAAAACTAGGGGAATGATTGCTCAGGAGCGAGGCCTGGAGCCCTTAGCAGAAATGATCCTCAAAAATTGTTCACCTAGTGATATTAAGCAGGAAGATTTTTATGGAAAAGAGGGGCAAGTTCAAAGCTGGGAAGAGGCTTTGCAGGGAGCCTCTGATATTTTAGCGGATAGACTAAACGAAGATCTGCTTGTAAGAAAAAAGCTACGAACCGTTTTCACTGTCTCATCTATTCTTCAAACAAAACCAGTCAAAGGTAAAGAAGAGGAAGGACAAAAATATAGAGACTATTTTGATCGTGAGGAACCCTCTGCTCATGCTCCTTCTCATCGTATTTTGGCCATGTACAGAGCTGCTGATGAGGGCTTTTTAAAACTGAAGGTCCGTCCCGATCCGGAAAAAGCTCTGAAGGCCTTAGATGAGATTAGTCCTGTAAAAAGTACATACTGGACAGATTTTGTTCAGGCCGTGGAAAAAGACTGCTATAAGAGGCTTTTAGCCCCTTCATTGGAATCGGAGAATCGAAAAAGACTGAAAGAGGCGGCCGACAATGAAGCCATCAGAGTCTTTGCCGAAAATCTGAAGGTGCTTTTGATGGAGTCTCCCTTGGGGCAGAAGGCAACCCTTGCCCTTGATCCGGGACTCAGAACAGGATGTAAAATCGTCTGCCTCAGTCCTCAAGGACAACTCCTCTCTGATGGAGTCATTTACCCCCTGGCCCCACATAATAAAACAGTACAGGCTGAAGAGACGATCAGCAAACTCGTAAAAAAATACAATATTGAGGCTGTGGCCGTCGGGAACGGAACGGGAGGCAGGGAAGCTCAGAAATTCTGCAATAGTCTGAGCTGTCTCAAATCCATTCCTGTTGTACTTGTAAACGAGAGCGGGGCCTCCATATATTCTGCTTCGGAGATTGCCCGAAAAGAATTCCCAGATTATGATCTTACCGTCCGGGGAGCCGTTTCTATAGGTCGTCGTCTCATGGATCCATTGGCTGAGCTTGTCAAACTTGACCCTTCTTCCATTGGAGTCGGCCAATATCAGCACGATGTCAATCAAAAGTCATTGTCTACGGCCCTGGATGAAGTGGTTATGCACTGTGTGAACTCTGTAGGAATCGAGTTGAATACGGCCAGTGAAAAATTGCTGTCCTATGTTTCAGGTTTGACATCAAAAACAGCCGCTGCCATTGTGGCATATAGAGATGAACATGGTCCCTTTAAATCAAGGGAAGAAATTAAGAAAGTGAAGGGTGTCGGTCAGAAATGTTTTGAACAGGCCTCCGGGTTCTTAAGAATCAAGGATTCAAAGAATCCTCTGGATAATACGGCCATCCATCCAGAGCAGTACGCTTTTGTAGATTCGCTTTGTTCCCGAGTGAATAAGAGTCTTTCTGAATTGATTGCAGATCCTAAAATATTAAAATCACTCTCATTGGGCGAGCTGACATCAGAAAATCGTGGTGTAGAAACCATCAGGGATATTATAAAGGAGCTGGAGCAGCCGGGACGTGATCCCAGGGAAGATTTCAAGAACTTTGAATTTTCCGAAGATGTTCACACCATTGATGATTTGAAAGAAGAGATGATCCTTCCTGGTGTCATAACTAATGTCACAGCCTTCGGTGCTTTTGTTGATCTTGGGGTGCATCAGGATGGTCTGATCCATATCAGTCAGATGGCAGATCACTATATTTCAAATCCATCTGAAGTGGTAAAAGTTTCTCAGAAATTGATGGTTCGCATTCTTGAAGTGGACCTTGATAGAAAACGGATATCCTGTTCAATCAAAGGTATTAATAGGGACTGA
- a CDS encoding BMP family lipoprotein: MKKITILSAVIFSLLLVGCNKQKAETAAAPMEEKAAEKVAVTMVTDVGGVNDQSFNQSAWEGLQRAEKELGLKVSYKESKQNADYMPNMESALDDDNDLIWAIGFMMADAILEAAQNNPDQKYAIIDSAFEDSPSNLVGVVFKAYEASYLVGYIAGRMTETGKVGFIGGIKFFLIEEFEYGFKAGVKQAGADIEVLTQYAESFTDAAKGKSIANSMYQQGADIIFHAAGGVGNGLIEAAKEQGKWAIGVDRDQNDLAPDNVLTSAMKRVDNGMYNLSKELAEGNFPGGSTVAYGLAEGGVGIAPTSSKHVPAEILEEVKQLEDMIIAGDFVVPNTADTVAAYSVVNLK, translated from the coding sequence ATGAAAAAAATTACGATTCTTTCAGCAGTTATTTTTTCACTATTATTAGTGGGATGTAATAAGCAGAAAGCTGAAACAGCAGCTGCCCCTATGGAAGAAAAAGCCGCAGAAAAAGTAGCCGTTACCATGGTAACAGATGTCGGTGGTGTCAACGATCAGTCATTTAACCAGTCTGCATGGGAAGGATTGCAGAGAGCAGAAAAAGAACTTGGCTTGAAAGTATCTTATAAGGAATCAAAACAGAATGCAGACTATATGCCCAATATGGAAAGTGCTCTTGATGATGATAACGACCTAATCTGGGCTATCGGATTTATGATGGCTGATGCCATTCTGGAAGCAGCACAAAATAATCCAGATCAGAAATACGCCATCATCGATAGCGCCTTTGAAGATTCCCCTTCCAATCTTGTTGGAGTTGTTTTTAAAGCATACGAAGCTTCTTACCTCGTAGGTTATATTGCCGGAAGAATGACAGAAACAGGAAAAGTCGGATTCATCGGTGGTATCAAGTTTTTCCTCATTGAAGAGTTTGAATACGGTTTTAAAGCCGGTGTAAAACAGGCTGGTGCCGATATTGAAGTATTAACACAATATGCAGAGTCTTTTACAGACGCTGCTAAGGGTAAGAGCATTGCCAACAGCATGTATCAGCAGGGTGCAGATATTATCTTCCACGCGGCAGGTGGCGTTGGTAACGGTTTAATAGAAGCAGCCAAAGAACAGGGAAAATGGGCAATTGGCGTCGATAGAGATCAGAATGATCTGGCTCCTGATAATGTCCTGACTTCTGCTATGAAAAGAGTCGATAACGGAATGTACAATCTATCTAAAGAACTTGCTGAAGGTAATTTCCCCGGCGGATCAACCGTTGCATACGGATTGGCCGAAGGCGGTGTAGGCATTGCCCCCACCAGCTCTAAGCATGTTCCTGCTGAGATCCTTGAAGAAGTAAAACAGCTGGAAGATATGATTATTGCAGGTGATTTTGTAGTACCCAATACTGCAGATACTGTAGCCGCTTATTCTGTTGTTAATTTAAAATAA
- a CDS encoding ABC transporter ATP-binding protein, whose protein sequence is MRGITQKFGSLVANDNIDLTVHKGEVHALLGENGAGKTTLVNSLYGLYHPTSGEIFINGKKVVMDNPNIAIQNGIGMVHQHFMLIKPFSVVENIILGKETHKHGILDMAKATKDVIALSEKYGLTVDPHAAIQDITVGMQQRVEILKTLYRGADILILDEPTAVLTPHEIIDLIQIIDNLTEQGKTVIIITHKLKEIKEVADFCTIIRRGKKVDTVKVEDVSESDLASMMVGREVSFKVSKIDSTPRDTVLDVKNLHVLDNRKIPSVRGLNLKVRKGEILGIAGVDGNGQNELVEALTGIRKSESGEILVNGINTIGLSPREILNHKVSTIPQDRQKRGLILEYSVAENIIIENYKKSPFSSRGWLDFKSINEYARKLVKNFDIRPDDETYKAGDLSGGNQQKVIIAREISNNPDLLIAVQPTRGLDVGAIEYVHKALVAQRDNGKAVLLISLELDEVINVSDRIAVIYEGEIVGEMDSKGADENEISLLMAGGKKS, encoded by the coding sequence ATGAGAGGGATCACACAAAAATTTGGATCTCTTGTTGCCAATGATAATATAGATCTGACTGTTCACAAGGGAGAGGTACATGCCTTGCTTGGTGAAAATGGTGCAGGCAAGACAACCTTGGTGAATTCTTTATACGGTCTCTATCATCCCACATCAGGTGAAATATTCATAAATGGCAAGAAAGTCGTTATGGATAATCCCAATATTGCCATCCAGAATGGTATAGGCATGGTTCATCAGCACTTTATGCTGATCAAACCATTTTCAGTTGTTGAGAATATCATTCTTGGAAAAGAAACACACAAACATGGAATTCTGGATATGGCAAAGGCGACAAAGGATGTCATTGCCCTATCTGAAAAATACGGATTGACTGTTGATCCCCATGCAGCAATCCAGGATATAACAGTGGGCATGCAGCAGCGTGTTGAAATTCTGAAGACGCTCTACAGAGGTGCTGATATCCTGATTCTTGATGAACCCACCGCTGTTTTGACACCCCATGAAATCATCGATTTGATACAGATAATTGACAATCTCACAGAACAGGGAAAAACAGTTATTATCATTACACATAAGCTTAAAGAGATCAAAGAAGTTGCCGATTTCTGCACCATCATCAGACGGGGCAAGAAAGTGGATACAGTCAAGGTAGAAGATGTGAGCGAAAGCGACCTGGCTTCCATGATGGTAGGACGCGAAGTCTCTTTCAAGGTCAGTAAAATCGACTCGACTCCCAGGGATACAGTTTTAGACGTCAAGAATCTTCATGTATTAGATAATAGAAAGATACCCTCTGTTCGAGGTTTAAATCTCAAGGTAAGAAAAGGCGAAATCCTTGGTATTGCCGGTGTGGATGGAAACGGCCAGAATGAACTGGTAGAAGCATTAACTGGTATTCGTAAGTCCGAATCTGGGGAAATCCTTGTAAACGGGATCAACACCATTGGACTCTCTCCCAGAGAGATACTGAATCATAAAGTGTCTACAATTCCCCAGGACAGACAAAAACGCGGACTTATTTTGGAGTATTCAGTTGCGGAGAATATCATAATTGAAAACTATAAAAAATCTCCATTTTCATCCCGTGGATGGCTTGATTTCAAGTCCATCAATGAATATGCACGCAAACTTGTGAAGAATTTTGATATTCGCCCTGATGACGAAACCTATAAAGCAGGAGATCTTTCAGGGGGCAATCAGCAGAAAGTCATCATTGCCCGGGAGATATCCAACAATCCCGATCTCCTTATAGCAGTTCAACCTACGAGAGGACTGGATGTCGGAGCCATTGAATATGTTCATAAGGCTCTTGTAGCTCAAAGAGACAATGGTAAGGCTGTTCTTCTCATCTCATTGGAACTGGATGAAGTCATCAATGTGTCTGACAGAATTGCTGTCATTTATGAAGGAGAGATTGTAGGTGAAATGGATTCCAAGGGTGCCGATGAAAATGAAATTAGTCTGTTGATGGCGGGAGGAAAAAAATCATGA